Below is a genomic region from Oreochromis niloticus isolate F11D_XX linkage group LG13, O_niloticus_UMD_NMBU, whole genome shotgun sequence.
AGCTAATCTCTAAGTTTATGACCACAGGATAAAAAGTTACAGCCTGTTCatttcaagacagaatcactACTACAAACAGACTACTGAAGGACAAAGGGTTACTTTGGAACATTAACCTTCTTTAAGATGTCGAACGAGTTTCTCTATTTGTAGATTTTGTACAGCTtacacagtttttaactctgttACCCCCACCAAACAGGCCATGTCATTCGTTtgatttgtctgtttgtttagcTGTGGGCTATGCAGAATTACTCAGAATGTTATGAACAGATTTGCATTGAATTTTTACCACAGCTGGACCCTGGAAGGCAACAATGCAAATCTGGATTTGGCTGCAGGAATTTCTGGAGGATGTTTTACCATTGGGAAATGGAAACATTAGACATCACATGATATCTTTGCAAattcatataaaattgaaataaGGAAAATCGGATAATGTCAAACTGAACTAAAGCCAGATATCCTTCTGGATCCAGAGACTGAAGTCCTTCTATCATTTCAGCCTTGCAATTTCAGACTGCACTGTAACGTACTGCAACGTATGCTGCTCAGTTGtttgttaattgccccttggggataaataaagtcttctgattctgattcttaatAGTGTTTCACAAAAGAAACATacgatatatttttattctaactattaatatattatatattaatgagcttttgtatttttgtatccCGCGAGCTTGTCATTTTAAGCAGGGTTATTATTTTATAAACACACATATCTTAACAGCCTCTCTTATCTGCTGCCATTATGTCTAATCTCTTTATCAAATGAAACCGTGCTATGAAACAGAAACTTATCGTCTTCATTTTGTGTTAAATGCTTTAGTGATTTATTATCTTCCTAAATACTTGCTACCCCTCAGAAGGAGGACAAAAGTCAGGGTCACGAATCTGAGATAAGTGAATGGGAATGAATTCTGATTACCACTGATTAACCACCGTACTGCCAACTCATGAGTCAAGAGACTTGACTGCAGTAGGATTGCAATGCAAGCACTTATATAATGCATTACCTGGTCTTTCTGGGCTCTCATGGCATCAATCTGAGGCTCACTGTACTGAGGATCTTTGGCTGGATCCTTTAGCTCTCTCTGCTCACTTGTACTCTACAATGACAAAGTTGTTTAGATGAACAGATGCTTTTAAATAAcgcaaaagaaaaagtagtttGTCTACATCAGTTGGATTTTGAAGACAAACATGTTGCCAGAAGCTGAACTACCTCTGGGGGGAAGACACGCTCATACACTTTCTTCCAGAGGTCTTTTGGATTTTTAGCATGGAGAGACGTTATATCCACATCGACAGTAGGTGGGGAACCTATATTAacagattttaaataaaatatcacacCGAATGTTAAATAAAAGAGGGTGGATTTAAAGGAGATGCTTTGTTTCATCACAGAGTTTTGTAGTTTATTTAAAACTTGAAGACATTTCTACTTTTGGCTACTGGGGGGCGCTGTGCTCACCTATTTGACCGAAGGAATCAGAGCCTGCGGGAATGATGAGCGGCTTGAGGGGGTCAGAGGAAACAGTTTTCctgattacagaaaaaaaagaaaaagaaaaacagtattACAGCTAAAACATTAACCAACAGACCTCTAACATAGAcagcattttacatttttttagaaATACTCAATGAGAGCAACACACATTTTCCCTTCAAGAAACAATGACAGTTGATTGTAAGTAGCAGCCATGCGCCTTTTAATGCAATATCTAATACCTCTATCTTAAACAAAGGTAAAGATTATAGACTTTTGAGTGTGTATATCTATCTGGAGCTGTCCCATCACATGATTATATAACTAAAGTGAATATCTTAAGCTCACACTGTTTATGAAAACCTTTTCTATATCATACAATTTttatacagtacaaaaatgtaaataaatctgAACTGAGACTGTGAAAAATAGTATTATCAAGCATTAGTGGTAACATTAAAGTAACTCTATTGAAACTATAATCTAAAATCAAAGTCCATGCCCATTACTGCTTTGTGTTCAACGTTGCTTTATCCTCCTCACCCTCTCTCCAAACCGAAAGCCAGGTGCAAGAAGAAGCTCTTGGTTTTCGATATAAGGCTCTCTGATTTGATGCTAGTGAACTAATCAAAGCATtaggagacacaaacacaaatacaaagcGGTGGTTAGAGAAAGCAAACTATAAGAAATATATGAAAAAGTGCAAAATTATTTGTTAAATACAAATGTGTTGCAGGAGCATTAAAAGCATTCTTACAACGAGAGAGGCAGCGTAGTAATGAGCAATAAAACGCAGTGTTTTACTGACAACTTTCTTCTTGTCAGAGTCAAATTCCTGAAAAGCAGATGGAAAAACTGGAAATCTTTTATACAAATATTACTGAAATTTATGATCTAATAATAATTCTGTGTACACGtcttttttaataaatcatttaaaaagagTACAAATAGTGTGTTTTACCTGGAAGATGTCGTACTTGCTGCCGATGATGAGCAGAGGAACAGGAAAGGGACTGATCAACTCTCTGTCCTGCTGACAGAATCACAGTTAACTCTGGAAACAGCACCAGCCTTACACACTTTTACACTTTTAGTTGAGATTTGCTTTTGTTCCCTTGACAATAAAATATCTATTTTCACCATCTTGGTTCCATTTGTCAGGTCGATGCACATTTTACTTTCTGACATTTGAGTGTTTAGAAAGCCAGAGGCATGAGTAGTTCATGTAAACACTTTAAATATGCAACTTGTTACAGATGCCTCAGTGCACCAGCACATTTACCCTTtgataactgttttttttaatcatcctTATTAATCTGCTGTCTCTTTGTGCTGCATCCCTTGTGCTGATCGACTGTAGAGGCTCACCTGTATCAACATAAACCCTGAGGAGGCAGAGCTGCCTTTTCCCTCAGTGCTTTTTACAGTCTAATTTATTATGTATTAGCTGTGATGGAAGTTACTTATGATCCTGTTCTTGGTTACATTAATTTAGTTTAACGATATTAGAATTATTAGATAATAAATGGTTATAGAAATTTGTTTCATCTCACATGTTGAGTTCCTTTGAGACGTGGATTTAGAAATTGTAACACAGCTATAAAATTTCTGTAATAAAATGGTGTGTGTAATGAGACGAGGTCTTACAGGATAGTCTTTAGGTAAGACACGTGCTGCTGAGTGGCTGGGAGTCTGGTGTTTGACTCCGGGTTTGGATTTCTGTACTTGGGAGGAGGTTCTCTCTAGGTGAGCCTGTGCAGCCTGCAGTAGCTTCTCCATTGTTCCCCACAGAGCATTGGGTTTAGACAGGTCCAGGACGAGGATGACTGAGAGACAGCTGAACAAGACAGGAAATGAAAGAAGGTTTTCCTCTGAGGTTCAGACCAAGAAAACATTCTTCTTCTCTACTGGCATGACATTGCTGTTCAGGAGATTCAGATTATAAAGATACAAATAATAATCTGAACAGAAAAGATAAATAACATAATTCACACTGTGAATGTGTCAAATACTGACCCCTATTCAAAAGCAGGACGTTTGTAAGAGACCTACCTGATGCTGACAGGAGTGATGGGGATCTGGACAAGGTCTGACAAAGAGGTCCCTCCTCCCAGCTCCCATAGGTGGGCTATGTCTTTGggctgaaagaaaaatataacagTTTTATCCTGAAGTTACATAAACATCCAGTGCAACCCTAACCCTCTATGGCTTGTTCCACATTTCAGCAGCATTTATTACCAAGAACTAAAATCTTTACTTGCATAATGAGCACATCCTGCCACATAAGTACACAAAACGTACTCTCTAATGTGGTCAGTGTGCTGAAATACTGGAAGCAAGTTCCTTCCTATTAATGCAAATAAAACATATACAGGTGTATAACCACATTTGtattctcatttttaacagacTAAAGCAAAGTGTCCAAGACTAAAAGGATTTACTTACCGTGTTGTGTCCTCGTGCTCGTCTGCCAAAAGTGTACTCCAAGGCCAGAGTTGGTTTGGATAGTTCATCTctagtagaaaaaaaaaagagtgtttATACAAAGTATGATTTCATGAAACTAACTTGTGCTTttggttaaatattttacaGTACCTCATTCATGTGTTTTCTCTAGATCAGCAGAGACACACTACACTTCCTTCTGGCCTTCTCTATATTTCTCTATTAACACTCTTAAAGCAAACGGCAAATCTGTAGAGGTCATTCTAGACATGAGCCATACTGCTGCTCCCTGATCATCACCCGTTTCCTGAACCAAGCTTAAACTCTTTCCTATATCTTCATGGTATGGCTTAACAACTCTATCCCTCTGTTGTCACTACAGCTCTGCACATCACGCTTGTTCTTGAAAATCACTACACTTCTTTTCCATTCCTCAGGCATCCTCTCACTCTCCAAGAGTCCACTCTTAGCTCACAGCTGTCATCACTTCCTCCTTACTAAactgtcctcctctctctcattttcttcattcattAGCTCTTCACACTACTTCATCTCCTCAACAGTCTCTCATCATTCATTAGTACACTTCCTTCCAGCTCAGTCTTGCTGCCAAGCTAATTTTATTTCCTTAGTGCCGAGCCTCACATAAGCCTTTCCTTCCGTGAGGCAGATCTACATGCCTTCCCAACTTTTTATATGTTAACCACTCCCTTTGAATAATTGCCAGCACTCCCTCATCCCACCACCAGGTACTCCTTGTTTTCCTTTCTTATGTCAATAGGATACACCAAATACTTTCTTGGCAGTCTCCCTTAGCACTTCAGCCATACAAAAGCTTTGCCAAATATTGACTGTAAAAGGTTCAGCTTTAGCTTTCGTGATCCAGGCCTGTTTCACTTTGCATGGTGTAAACTGCCCCTGCAATGGGTCTGAATAGTGAATATGAAGAGGGGTTTAGAGCACTCTAGTCTGCCCGGGCATCATCATACCAACCTGTCCAAGCACCTGAGGAGAATGGACGTTTTGCCCTGAAAAATAAACGGATGTTAATTTACTCAGTACAGTAACAAGATACAAGGGCTTCCGTGTAAAACCAGTGACCCCCACACACCCCAGCTTTGCTCCCCATCAGAAGCACCGTCCGCTCGTTCACAGCCTCTCCACCGTCCCCGTCCTCTGCACCTCCGCTCTCCCGGCTGTGGACCTCCGCCGCAGCCAGCTCCCATAATGTGTCCGAGCTGACCCATACGAGACGAGACGGGACGAGTCGGTCGACAGAAAcgatattattattactgttatcaCGGTAAACAGTTATAATGATAAAATACAGTAATTCTCACCTTATTTTTGGCATCGAGATCGATGGTTAGCGAAGGCTACACAGCTAATAGGAAGGCTAACCGTTACAAACGTTGCCAAAGCAACGGCGCGTTTTGATGACGTACCATCCTTCGTTTCTAATGAGCATTGTGGGACATGTGATTTTACGCATTTAGACTATAAGCTTGTAAAATAAATTTCCATATCTACAATCTGCTATATGCCAACAATGTTTTAAATTACGGTACCCTTTATTACAGATACATTTCACACAGAGGTTTATACAAAGGTTTTCacagataattttttttgcagcttTAAAGCAGAGCTGATTTTTTGTCTGTGGTTGTAACAACAAATTAAGTCTGGGACACTCTGGAAATACATGTAGTTAATCAGATAACAGTTAACATTTTTTACAGTACCAGCAAATTTATATGTTCGCTTTGTGTGATTCAATCATATGAAGAAGCCAGCAGATAATGTTTCAATTACATTTGATAACATGCTGTACACGAAATGACACAATCCAGTTTTCCCAGCACAGATTCCTTGAAACAGAAAGAAGTAGATCCTCGCTGAATCAAAAGTGTGGAGATgatctttaattttattattttttaatgctccTTCTATAAATCCAAACTGAAGATTAAAGGCAACAAATAATATATAGTCTCTTTCCTGGTGATCATGAAGTTATCAAATGGTTTGTCACGACTTTTCCCTTGGTTTGTCACAATAGGGGACGTTTTCTAGCAGAAGGTCCTTTCTGGGTCGAAGCACTGAgggtgaggagaaaaaaaacaaaaacaaaaaacacaatcgtatcattagaggaaaaaaaatcattagcaAGTATATGCATTATGATCCTTGATGTATGAGTAATCTTTGCATGCACATGCTACttccttaataaaaaaaaaaaaaaaaaaaaaaagacaaatcatGTCATACACAGCCTATTTTCTGCTACATGTTCCATTTGCACCACACTCTGTCGAAGGACGATATCCACGTCTGAACCCACTTTAATCAGctataaaaaagtaaaagaagtagaagtgaaataaagtaaattttattttcaaatatcAAAATGCTTCACAGTAAAAATGCTAGAAAATCAAAACTAGTTTAAAGAGGCTTTagatgctttttaaaagaatccacagatcTCAATCTAAATTATTTCCTTTAATTGGAGAAGTAGCAGCCcaagtctttttttccccttttcatgGTTATTCATCCCAGTGGGAAACAAGAGGATGCAAACTGTCGGCCTCAGAAAGTATGAAACGTTTTAGATCAGCTCTGACTGACATGCAGTTTTGTGTTCTTATGATGAATgcaattaaattcaatttagATAACATTTCGGAATACCTGCAACCCCAAGATGAGAAAAGAGGTGTTAAAAGATGGCTGTTGTGGCGAGACTCACTTCGATAATAACAAACAGACACTGTA
It encodes:
- the dync2li1 gene encoding cytoplasmic dynein 2 light intermediate chain 1; translated protein: MPKISSDTLWELAAAEVHSRESGGAEDGDGGEAVNERTVLLMGSKAGGKTSILLRCLDRDELSKPTLALEYTFGRRARGHNTPKDIAHLWELGGGTSLSDLVQIPITPVSISCLSVILVLDLSKPNALWGTMEKLLQAAQAHLERTSSQVQKSKPGVKHQTPSHSAARVLPKDYPDRELISPFPVPLLIIGSKYDIFQEFDSDKKKVVSKTLRFIAHYYAASLVFTSIKSESLISKTKSFFLHLAFGLERGKTVSSDPLKPLIIPAGSDSFGQIGSPPTVDVDITSLHAKNPKDLWKKVYERVFPPESTSEQRELKDPAKDPQYSEPQIDAMRAQKDQELEQYKRNAAKSWKGLELET